A window from Citrus sinensis cultivar Valencia sweet orange chromosome 3, DVS_A1.0, whole genome shotgun sequence encodes these proteins:
- the LOC102624693 gene encoding protein NPGR2 isoform X2 — protein MKSEKRISKRRRSRISLKFGKFMKYICSGEQLKAVDEMVPSSESIGTKDCSASDYSSKAGEVVKHPDIGNIEEAEWSLRETSSLNYEEARALLGRIEYQKGNIEAALHVFEGIDIAAATPKMKIALALANRKGERHKRRSQNLSSPPMSIHAISLLLEAIFLKAKCLQGLGRFKEAAQSCKVILDIVESSFAEGFPENLGADCKLQETLNRAVELLPELWKLADAPRETIMSYRRALLPCWNLDAETTAKLQKEFAIFLLYCGGETCPPNLRSQMGSSFVPRNNIEEAILLLMILLRKVALKRIEWDPSILDHLSFAFSIAGDLSSLAKQIEELLPGIINRKERYHILALCYYGEGEDLVALNLLRTLLSGSEDPKCLPALLIASKICGEYPDLAEEGATFASRALECLGDGCGQMESTANCLLGISLSAQSKVAITDFDRATRQAKALQALVSAARSTNMRDLSILYRLSLEYAEQRKLNAAHYYAKMLLKLEGGSNLKGWLLMARILSAQKRYEDAETILNAALDQTGKWEQGELLRTKAKVQLVQGQLKGAVETYTHLLAALQVQTKTFSSDKRFYKVYFMRKRVSTKKP, from the exons ATGAAGAGCGAAAAGAGGATTAGTAAACGGAGGAGAAGTAGAATCAGTTTGAAATTCGGGAAGTTTATGAAATATATCTGCTCGGGAGAGCAGTTAAAAGCAGTAGATGAAATGGTACCATCATCTGAATCCATTGGGACCAAAGATTGTTCAGCCAGTGATTATTCTTCTAAAGCTGGAGAAGTTGTGAAGCACCCTGATATTGGCAATATAGAAGAAGCTGAGTGGTCTCTGCGAGAGACTAGTTCTTTGAATTATGAG GAAGCTAGGGCTTTGTTAGGAAGGATTGAATATCAGAAGGGAAATATAGAAGCTGCTCTTCATGTCTTTGAAGGAATAGatattgctgcagcaactccaaaaatgaaaattgctcTAGCACTTGCCAATAGGAAGGGAGAACGGCATAAAAGGCGCTCCCAAAATCTTTCTTCTCCACCAATGTCCATTCATGCTATCAGTTTGCTCTTGGAAGCAATCTTTCTTAAAGCAAAGTGTTTGCAAGGGCTTGGGAGGTTTAAAG AAGCTGCTCAATCTTGCAAAGTTATTCTGGACATTGTTGAATCTTCATTTGCAGAAGGCTTTCCTGAAAACCTTGGTGCTGATTGTAAATTGCAGGAGACTCTCAACAGAGCTGTTGAATTGCTTCCAGAACTGTGGAAACTTGCTGATGCTCCACGCGAGACAATCATGTCATACAGGAGGGCCCTCCTGCCTTGCTGGAACCTTGATGCAGAAACTACTGCAAAGCTTCAGAAAGAGTTTGCCATTTTTCTGCTGTATTGTGGAGGTGAAACATGCCCTCCAAACCTTCGCTCTCAAATGGGCAGTTCATTTGTACCTAGAAACAATATAGAAGAGGCTATACTTCTGTTAATGATACTATTAAGAAAGGTTGCTCTCAAAAGAATTGAGTGGGATCCATCAATCCTGGACCACCTTtcatttgctttttctatTGCGGGGGACTTGAGTTCTTTAGCTAAGCAAATTGAAGAATTACTTCCTGGGATAATTAATCGGAAAGAAAGATATCATATTCTAGCTCTCTGTTATTATGGGGAAGGTGAAGACCTGGTTGCTTTAAATCTTCTGAGGACACTGTTGAGTGGTAGTGAGGATCCAAAGTGTCTTCCAGCTTTATTAATAGCATCAAAGATTTGTGGGGAATACCCTGATCTTGCAGAGGAAGGGGCAACTTTTGCTTCAAGGGCCCTTGAGTGCTTGGGGGATGGATGTGGTCAGATGGAAAGTACTGCCAATTGTTTGTTGGGTATATCACTTTCTGCCCAATCCAAAGTAGCCATTACTGATTTTGACAGAGCTACCAGACAGGCTAAGGCACTCCAGGCGCTGGTAAGTGCCGCAAGAAGTACCAATATGAGAGATCTAAGCATTCTTTACCGCCTCAGCCTTGAATATGCTGAGCAGAGGAAGTTGAATGCTGCACATTATTATGCCAAGATGCTGCTAAAGCTAGAAGGTGGGTCTAATCTGAAAGGATGGTTGTTGATGGCCCGGATATTATCAGCTCAGAAACGGTATGAGGATGCTGAAACTATTTTAAATGCTGCTTTAGATCAGACTGGAAAATGGGAGCAGGGAGAGTTGTTGCGAACTAAGGCAAAGGTTCAACTCGT
- the LOC102625171 gene encoding uncharacterized protein LOC102625171 codes for MNTKTMRLPPRRVLTPTKRKERDDFDSPTPAKLLKPATTQSQAGSDKTAAPAEPDSSNHLLAGYFAHEYLTMGTLFGQPFDPARSQPVLPVDSRKVTKAGKREEAEQNKGAERSKGEEKYQRYVEVASLLKRDGAHIAGIVNPTQLARFLHM; via the coding sequence ATGAATACCAAAACGATGCGTCTTCCTCCTCGGCGTGTTTTGACGCCAACTAAGCGCAAGGAGAGAGATGATTTCGACTCGCCCACGCCAGCAAAATTACTGAAGCCGGCTACAACCCAATCACAAGCCGGCTCCGATAAAACCGCAGCTCCAGCCGAGCCGGATTCATCCAATCACCTACTGGCCGGGTATTTCGCCCACGAGTACCTCACCATGGGCACCCTCTTCGGACAGCCTTTCGATCCGGCTCGATCGCAGCCCGTTCTTCCAGTAGATTCCAGGAAGGTCACAAAGGCCGGGAAGAGAGAGGAAGCCGAGCAGAACAAGGGAGCCGAGCGGAGCAAGGGAGAGGAAAAATATCAAAGGTACGTGGAAGTAGCGAGTTTGCTGAAGAGAGACGGGGCCCACATAGCAGGCATTGTCAACCCAACACAGCTCGCTCGCTTCCTGCACATGTGA
- the LOC102625455 gene encoding methylesterase 17-like, which translates to MLLHKIRQWSGIQRRLYPEPEDLKIKENKIHSSMMSHFVMVHGASHGAWCWFKVRALLETSGYKVTCLDLTSAGIDRTDPNTVFTLEEYNKPLINLLHNLPHNEKVILVGHSIGGLNLTDAINRFGYGKIHTAVYVAADMSDRRTEDVKVLFPASINQGAAQNGISPDMFELEYALGPDKFPTSIMVKKEYQRELYYHMSPVEDSTLASMVLKPAPARVFACAPFEGGPPDAAKVRRVYIRTLNDHLFKLENQDAMIAKCNPSQIFNIDSEHCPFFSNPLVLSGLLVQLAASIN; encoded by the exons ATGCTGCTCCATAAAATCAGACAGTGGAGTGGAATCCAAAGGCGACTCTACCCAGAACCAGAAGAtttgaaaatcaaagaaaacaaaatccataGCAGCATGATGTCACACTTTGTTATGGTTCACGGAGCAAGTCACGGAGCTTGGTGCTGGTTCAAGGTACGAGCACTTTTGGAAACATCAGGCTACAAAGTCACATGCCTTGATTTGACGAGTGCTGGCATTGATCGAACTGATCCCAACACCGTCTTCACTCTGGAGGAATACAATAAGCCCCTCATCAACCTCTTGCATAACTTGCCACATAATGAAAAG GTGATATTGGTCGGACACAGCATAGGAGGTCTGAACTTGACGGACGCCATTAATAGATTTGGTTATGGCAAAATTCATACGGCTGTTTACGTTGCGGCTGACATGTCGGATAGACGTACTGAAGACGTAAAGGTTCTTTTCCCTGCAAGCATCAACCAGGGTGCAGCGCAAAACGGGATATCTCCGGACATGTTCGAACTAGAGTATGCGTTGGGTCCTGATAAATTTCCAACAAGCATCATGGTGAAAAAGGAATATCAACGAGAACTTTACTATCATATGAGTCCTGTGGAG GACTCGACTTTGGCCTCGATGGTTTTAAAACCTGCACCTGCGAGGGTCTTTGCATGTGCTCCGTTCGAAGGTGGACCGCCGGATGCTGCCAAGGTACGCCGTGTGTATATAAGGACCTTGAATGATCACTTATTTAAGCTAGAAAATCAAGATGCTATGATCGCAAAGTGCAACCCATCACAAATCTTTAATATAGACAGTGAGCACTGCCCATTTTTCTCCAACCCGCTTGTTCTCTCTGGCTTGCTAGTTCAACTGGCTGCTTCAATCAATTAA
- the LOC102625733 gene encoding thioredoxin-like fold domain-containing protein MRL7, chloroplastic — protein MFLLQGFSIPKSVSPFCSVNIINIAPKLLPFSNPILPSLEQHSHTVKSLACSAVSRNSDSKPDPEPRSKPKRRKNPQKAELSQTKDEDSDGDGIFPKTKPRKPRRGHKSEAAAVEDYVRDSLERTLATIKQQNSEAFQNTESVFKDRDEDVVDSDTSDDDDNDDENDDGDVGKGKRKKKMVVEVDDPNWPLDADVGWGIRASEYFEQHPIKNVVGEDGFEIDWEGEIDDSWVKEINCLEWESFAFHPSPLVVLVFERYNRATKNWKTLKELEKAIQVYWSAKDRLPPRAVKIDINIERDLAYALKVKECPQILFLLGNRILYREKEFRTADELVQMIAHFYYKARRPSWIDKTAVYPPC, from the exons ATGTTTCTTCTTCAAGGTTTCAGTATTCCAAAATCAGTTTCACCTTTTTGTTcagtaaatataataaacattGCTCCTAAATTGCTTCCGTTTTCGAATCCAATCTTGCCATCCCTGGAACAACATAGTCATACTGTCAAGTCTCTTGCTTGCTCTGCTGTTTCAAGAAATTCGGACTCGAAACCTGACCCTGAACCTAGGTCCAAGcccaaaagaagaaagaaccCACAAAAGGCAGAACTTTCCCAAACCAAAGATGAAGATAGTGATGGTGATGGAATTTTCCCGAAAACAAAACCGAGAAAGCCAAGGCGGGGTCATAAGAGTGAAGCAGCTGCTGTTGAAGATTATGTACGTGACTCGCTTGAACGGACCTTGGCAACCATTAAGCAGCAGAACTCTGAAGCTTTCCAGAATACGGAGAGCGTGTTCAAAGACAGGGATGAAGATGTTGTGGATTCTGATACCAGTGATGACGACGACAATGATGATGAgaatgatgatggtgatgttggtaaagggaaaagaaaaaagaagatggTGGTTGAGGTGGATGATCCTAATTGGCCACTGGATGCTGATGTGGGGTGGGGAATTAGAGCTTCAGAGTATTTTGAGCAGCATCCAATTAAGAATGTTGTGGGGGAAGATGGCTTTGAAATTGATTGGGAAGGGGAAATTGATGATAGCTGGGTGAAAGAGATCAACTGTTTGGAGTGGGAGAGCTTTGCTTTTCATCCAAGTCCGCTTGTTGTTCTTGTTTTCGAGAGATATAATCG GGCAACTAAGAACTGGAAGACTTTGAAAGAACTAGAGAAGGCAATACAGGTGTATTGGAGTGCCAAAGATCGACTGCCTCCTCGG GCAGTTAAGATAGACATCAATATTGAGAGAGATTTGGCATATGCTCTTAAAGTTAAAGAATGcccacaaattttatttttactgggAAACAGGATCTTGTACAGGGAAAAAG AGTTTCGCACAGCTGATGAGTTAGTGCAAATGATTGCGCATTTCTACTATAAAGCGAGGAGGCCATCATGGATTGATAAAACAGCTGTCTATCCTCCTTGTTAG